In the Leishmania mexicana MHOM/GT/2001/U1103 complete genome, chromosome 31 genome, one interval contains:
- a CDS encoding cysteine peptidase, Clan CA, family C54,putative → MSPNDKMAENAPCFDSGSFFKWWLNPSKIFRTPNRKLKNTTPVVVVGSGSHSGDGTTEFVKAAAKKLLYFSYRNCFPPLPNRSTTDTRWGCLVRTTQMLVGSCLLRYHCKGAYVLPERDNAELKERISRLFMDVPSAPLGIHKVEDEAHKNSVKYASMLSPTEAGMAIAAALIAFHAQGGDAPFTFCCENRNIDESAVMAKLSEGQHVILIIPVVLGIAPMSGQYERMLLKILDMKACCGIAGGFKQASLYMFGHQGRNVFFMDPHYVQRAYTSGRTVGTLEGARGDLAARRFDPCMVLGFYLHTPADYCEFAEELAVVNSLVVFPLISFGRWPREGTSPSDDRVVSVAESEESITLYEKKKPQLDPNPLAAGGGHARSSNPISPPPI, encoded by the coding sequence ATGAGCCCAAACGACAAAATGGCAGAGAACGCGCCTTGCTTCGACTCAGGCAGCTTTTTCAAGTGGTGGCTCAACCCCAGCAAGATCTTCCGCACCCCGAACCGCAAGCTGAAAAACACAACGCctgtcgtcgtggtgggctCAGGCTCACATAGCGGCGATGGGACGACGGAGTTTgtgaaggcggcagcgaagaAGCTCCTCTACTTCTCCTACCGCAACTGCTTCCCCCCCTTGCCGAACAGGTCTACAACGGACACCCGCTGGGGCTGCCTTGTGCGCACCACGCAAATGCTTGTCGGCAGCTGCCTCCTGCGATACCACTGCAAAGGCGCCTACGTGCTACCAGAGAGGGACAACGCTGAGCTAAAGGAGAGGATATCGCGGCTGTTCATGGACGTCCCGTCCGCCCCACTTGGGATCCACAAGGTCGAGGATGAGGCTCACAAGAACAGTGTCAAGTACGCCAGCATGCTGTCCCCCACTGAGGCGGGCATGGCGATTGCAGCCGCTCTGATTGCCTTTCACGCACAAGGTGGGGATGCGCCATTCACGTTTTGCTGCGAGAACCGCAATATTGATGAatcggcggtgatggcgaagCTCTCGGAGGGCCAGCATGTTATTCTTATTATCCCTGTAGTCTTGGGCATTGCACCCATGTCGGGCCAGTATGAGCGCATGCTGCTCAAGATTCTCGACATGAAGGCGTGCTGCGGTATCGCAGGAGGCTTCAAGCAAGCATCTTTGTACATGTTTGGTCATCAGGGCCGCAACGTCTTTTTCATGGACCCGCACTACGTCCAAAGGGCCTACACCTCTGGCAGGACCGTCGGCACCCTCGAGGGCGCTCGCGGCGACCTGGCGGCGCGCAGATTTGACCCGTGCATGGTTCTTGGTTTTTATCTTCACACCCCGGCGGATTACTGCGAGTTTGCGGAAGAACTAGCAGTGGTCAATTCACTCGTGGTGTTTCCACTAATCAGCTTTGGTCGGTGGCCTCGGGAGGGGACGTCCCCTTCCGACGATCGCGTCGTTTCTGTggcggagagcgaggagagCATTACGCTATACGAGAAAAAGAAGCCACAGCTAGACCCGAATccgctcgctgctggcggagggCACGCCAGAAGCTCGAACCCGatctctcctccgccgatCTAG
- a CDS encoding putative 60S ribosomal protein L2 has product MGKTVLSCRKGNGSVYQVHGHKRLGPAKLRILDYAERHGYMRGVVKSIEHEAGRGAALARVEFRHPYKFRRVKELMVAPEGMFTGQSVFCGQKAPLAIGNVLPLGQITEGCIVCNVEAKPGDRGTLARASGDYCIIISHNHETGRTRLKLPSGQKKSVPSTSRAMIGIISGGGRIEKPVLKAGNSFYRFRGKRNCWPKVRGVARNPVEHPHGGGNHQHIGHPSTVSRHSPPGQKVGLIAARRTGRIRGGKAVKGAWHPEE; this is encoded by the coding sequence ATGGGTAAGACTGTGCTGAGCTGCCGTAAGGGCAACGGCTCCGTGTACCAGGTGCACGGCCACAAGCGCCTTGGCCCCGCCAAGCTGCGCATTCTGGACTATGCCGAGCGCCACGGCTACATGCGCGGTGTGGTGAAGTCGATCGAGCACGAGGCTGgccgcggtgcggcgctggcgcgcgtgGAGTTCCGCCACCCGTACAAGTTCCGCCGCGTGAAGGAGCTGATGGTGGCGCCAGAGGGCATGTTCACTGGCCAGTCGGTGTTCTGCGGCCAGAAAGCCCCGCTCGCGATCGGCAACGTGCTGCCCCTGGGCCAGATCACGGAGGGCTGCATCGTGTGCAACGTGGAGGCGAAGCCCGGTGACCGCGGCACGCTGGCGCGCGCGTCCGGCGACTACTGCATCATCATCTCGCACAACCACGAGACAGGCCGCACGCGTCTGAAGCTGCCGAGCGGGCAGAAGAAGTCCGTGCCGAGCACGAGCCGCGCGATGATCGGCatcatcagcggcggcggccgcatcgAGAAGCCCGTGCTGAAGGCCGGTAACTCGTTCTATCGCTTCCGCGGCAAGCGCAACTGCTGGCCCAAGGTGCGTGGTGTTGCCCGCAACCCGGTGGAGCACCCGCACGGTGGTGGTAACCATCAGCACATTGGCCACCCGTCGACGGTGTCGCGCCACTCGCCGCCGGGCCAGAAGGTAGGCCTGATCGCTGCCCGCCGCACTGGCCGTATTCGCGGTGGTAAGGCTGTCAAGGGCGCCTGGCACCCGGAGGAGTGA
- a CDS encoding putative DNA repair helicase, giving the protein MTHSLSGDARTDEKCLFVESRIESGGYITIIAESFRRSYVIIRPLLTTLAEAISRPSLMHEYRLTPFSLGAAVSNGIDAAEATAFLETYAYGLAESSERRKLVRQFIESCMTCYNLARIIIDSDRTLVQCKNEETAQMLLRDAVIASVAATPLRIFYEESSWDENPAPYPSFLLQSRVMSKVVAAQCVVLGLPIQQQYDFEKDTSVRTAHISLRTQTKPRRYQIEAVDAAIHDGTLNSGCLLLPCGAGKTLLGIMLMCKVKKPTLVVCAGGVSVEQWKSQILDYAVLEAPPPTDDGDAADAHGGRPHQIKNGAARIACLTGKQKDPITEETDVVLTTYSMLVTAHKAKMRQQATAISSEDGLFTGRGLRKRKENPKEKLFAPYGLLILDEVHVMPAESFRESLGFVDAKGVVGLTATYVREDHKILDLFHLVGPKLYDISMETLASQGYLSKVHCVEVRTPMTKEFGLEYMDRSSKAARAGKAPALVMLAAANPNKMMCVRELVWQHLDAGAKILLCCDHIMLLKEYGELLNAPVICGSTQHKERLMIFSDFQSTSKINVICVSRVGDVSVNLPNANVVIQVSSHGGSRRQEAQRLGRILRPKERAANGRTVDAWFYSIISMDTVEMNYAAHRTAFLVDQGYACRVMEYNPFASSVNTALGGVKEQVKKHRVGDVVSIKQESLYETLHQSSVLRPRSGERSGCGADAGDCRTESLSYQLELLSKVVSSWEIEFQQECRKRRRTAVRDADDNAADETGSADDVVEARPIRTYAAIKSEWRGGADSANRVTALRDLVGVDDGFVYHEL; this is encoded by the coding sequence ATGACGCATTCACTCAGCGGAGATGCTCGCACGGACGAAAAATGCCTCTTCGTTGAGAGCAGAATAGAATCGGGCGGCTACATCACCATCATCGCGGAGTCATTCCGCAGAAGCTACGTGATCATCCGCCCTCTCTTGACGACACTAGCGGAGGCCATCTCGCGGCCCTCGCTGATGCATGAGTACCGTCTGACCCCGTTCTCtctcggcgccgccgtgtcAAACGGGATCGACGCTGCTGAGGCGACCGCCTTCTTGGAGACCTACGCTTACGGACTTGCAGAGAGCAGTGAAAGACGGAAACTTGTGCGCCAGTTCATTGAATCCTGCATGACGTGCTACAACCTTGCCCGCATCATTATCGATTCGGATAGGACCCTCGTGCAGTGCAAGAACGAGGAGACGGCTCAGATGCTGCTACGCGACGCCGTGATCGCGTCGGTGGCCGCAACGCCGCTTCGCATATTTTACGAGGAGAGCTCTTGGGACGAGAACCCAGCGCCTTACCCTTCGTTTCTGCTGCAGAGCAGGGTGATGTCAAAGGTGGTGGCCGCCCAATGCGTGGTGCTCGGCCTCCCTATTCAGCAGCAGTACGACTTCGAGAAAGACACATCAGTTCGCACGGCGCACatctcgctgcgcacgcagacaAAGCCGCGCCGATATCAGATTGAGGCGGTGGATGCCGCCATCCACGACGGTACCCTCAACAGCGGATGCCTCCTACTCCCCTGCGGTGCTGGAAAGACGCTACTGGGCATCATGCTCATGTGCAAGGTGAAGAAGCCGACGCTGGTCGTGTGCGCCGGCGGTGTCAGTGTTGAGCAGTGGAAGAGCCAAATTCTCGACTATGCCGTATTGgaagcaccaccgccgacggatgacggcgatgccgcagACGCTCATGGCGGTCGTCCCCACCAAATCAAAAACGGCGCTGCCCGCATCGCGTGCCTGACGGGCAAGCAGAAGGATCCCATCACCGAGGAAACGGACGTTGTGCTGACAACGTACAGCATGCTGGTCACGGCCCACAAGGCCAAAATGCGCCAACAAGCAACAGCAATATCCAGCGAGGACGGCCTGTTCACGGGACGTGGTCTACGCAAGCGGAAAGAGAACCCCAAAGAGAAGCTCTTCGCTCCGTATGGCCTGCTGATTCTGGATGAGGTACACGTGATGCCAGCGGAGAGCTTTCGTGAGAGTCTCGGCTTCGTTGACGCCAAAGGCGTCGTCGGCCTCACCGCCACCTACGTGCGCGAAGATCACAAGATCCTCGACCTCTTCCACCTCGTCGGGCCGAAGCTGTACGACATTTCTATGGAGACCCTTGCCTCACAGGGGTACCTCTCCAAGGTTCACTGCGTCGAGGTGCGCACACCGATGACGAAGGAGTTTGGGCTCGAGTACATggaccgcagcagcaaagcGGCACGGGCGGGgaaggcgccggcgctggtgatGCTGGCTGCGGCGAACCCGAACAAAATGATGTGCGTACGGGAACTTGTGTGGCAACATCTCGACGCCGGCGCCAAAATCCTTCTCTGCTGCGACCACATCATGCTCCTGAAGGAGTATGGGGAACTGCTGAACGCACCGGTGATATGCGGCAGTACGCAGCACAAGGAGCGACTGATGATCTTCTCCGACTTCCAGAGCACTTCGAAGATTAACGTGATATGCGTCTCGCGCGTTGGCGACGTGAGCGTGAATCTGCCCAACGCAAATGTCGTGATTCAGGTGTCcagccacggcggcagccgccgtcaGGAAGCCCAGCGACTAGGCCGTATCCTGCGGCCAAAGGAGCGCGCCGCGAACGGGAGGACGGTGGATGCGTGGTTCTACTCGATCATCAGCATGGACACCGTCGAAATGAACTACGCGGCTCACCGCACCGCCTTCCTCGTTGACCAAGGGTACGCGTGCCGCGTCATGGAGTACAACCCTTTCGCATCATCGGTCAACACCGCTTTAGGAGGCGTGAAGGAGCAGGTGAAGAAGCATCGGGTTGGCGACGTAGTGAGCATCAAGCAGGAGTCTTTATACGAGACGCTGCACCAGTCAAGCGTGTTGCGGCCGCGATCGGGCGAACGCTCCGGGTGCGGTGCCGACGCTGGCGACTGTCGCACCGAGTCGCTCTCGTATCAGCTCGAGCTGCTTTCAAAGGTGGTCTCCAGCTGGGAAATCGAATTTCAGCAGGAGTGTcgcaagcgccgccgcaccgccgtgaGGGACGCCGACGACAACGCCGCTGACGAGACGGGCAGCGCTGACGACGTGGTGGAGGCTCGACCGATTCGCACCTATGCCGCTATCAAAAGTGAGTGGAGGGGTGGTGCTGACTCCGCGAACCGTGTCACAGCGCTACGCGACCTCGTTGGTGTCGATGATGGATTTGTGTACCACGAACTCTAG